In Nostoc sphaeroides, the genomic window TAATTTTTGCTGGTGGACAAACAGCAACATCTAATCCTGAGCCTTATGCCGACTTCTTCGACTTTATCGCCCTTGGAGATGGAGAAGAACTGCTGCCAGAAATTGGCTTGGTATTGGAAGAAGGCAAACAAGCAGGATTGAGTCGGGAACATCTGTTACTGGATTTGGCACAGATACCAGGCGTATATGTCCCTCAGTTTTACGACATGGCAGAGGATGGCTCAGTTTATCCTCGTCGCCCAGACGTACCAAAACGAATTTTGCGACGGGTTGCAACTCCCATACCCGCGTATTCCATTGGGTTAGTTCCCTACGTGGAAACGGTGCATGACCGCTTGACCATTGAGATTAGGCGTGGTTGCACTCGTGGCTGTCGCTTCTGTCAACCAGGAATGCTAACTCGGCCAGCACGGGATGTAGAACCCGATAAGGTTGTAGAAGCAATTGAACAAGGGATGCGAGCAACTGGTTACAATGAGTTTTCCCTATTATCTCTGAGTTGTTCTGATTATTTGTCCCTGCCAGCAGTGGGAATGGAAATCAAAAATCGGTTAAAAAATGAAAACATTTCTCTGACTCTACCAAGCCAACGGGTAGACAGATTTGATGAAAATATTGCCAATATCCTTGGGGGTACGCGGCAAGGTGGACTGACTTTTGCTCCCGAAGCTGGAACTCAGCGAATGCGAGACATCGTGAATAAGGGTTTGACTAATGAAGAATTGTTGCGGGGGGTGAAAACTGCTTGGGAGCAAGGCTGGGATAAAATCAAGTTGTATTTTATGATTGGCTTGCCGGGTGAGACGGATGTTGATGTTTTGGGCATTGCCGAAACAGTCAGCTGGCTACAGCGAGAATGTCGAGGCAAGGGCAGAAAACCTCTAAACTTTAACCTGACGATTTCTAACTTTACACCCAAGCCCCATACGCCATTCCAATGGCACTCAGTTTCTACCACTGAATTTAAACGCAAACAAAACCTGTTGCGGCAAGAATTCCGCCGAATAAAGGGAGTGAAGGTAAATTTTACCGATGTTCGCATTTCGGCAATGGAAGATTTTGTGGGACGAGGCGATCGCAATTTGAGCAAAGTAGTTCAGCGTGCCTGGGAATTGGGTGCTGGTATGGATTCCTGGTATGAAAATTTAGATCAGGCTTTTAGCGCTTGGGGAGATGCGATCGCTGGGGCCGATCTAGACTGGAAATACCGCCAAATAGAAAATGGCGAATGGAATTTGTCTCACGCACAAGATCAGAATAGATCGGAAAATGCCCAATTCTCAACTCCTAACTCCTCACTCCTAACTCCTAACTCCCCACTCCCCATTCCCCACTCCCTCGATACTCCCCTCCCTTGGGATCATATTGATACTGGAATTGACAAAAAGTGGCTCAAAGAAGACTTGCAACGCGCCTTAGAAGCTGCAATTGTACCCGATTGCTCTTTTGAAGGTTGTTCCCACTGTGGCGTATGTGGAACCGACTTTGGCCATAACGTTGTAATTGAATCACCTGCTATCCCGAAGTTCGCTGGCGAGTTTGTCCCCAACACAACGAAGGTACAAAGATTGCGAGTTTGGTTTGGGAAACAGGGTAATATGGCTTTGGTAAGCCACCTAGATTTAATCCGTCTGTTTGACCGAGTTGTGCGGCGAGCAGGTTTACCAATCGCTTTCACTGGTGGATTTCATCCAATGCCGCGAATTTCTGTAGCAACTGCTTTGGCTCTAGGAGCTACTAGTAGTGGTGAAATTGCAGATTTTGAGTTAACTGTACCAGTGGCAGTTGATACTTTTCGAGAAAAGTTGGTTCGGGAAATGCCCACAGACATACCTATATATGATGTGGAGCAGATAGATTTAAAAACTCCGGCAGCGACTCAACTGCTAGAAACAGCAGAATATTTAATTACCGTAGCAGCACTCGGCGAAGAAGTAACACCTATACAATGGCAAGAATGGATTGATACCATCAAAGCAAAAGACGAACTGTGGTACGAGCATACAACAAAGTCAGGCAAGAGCCAGTTAATAAATCTGCGCGATCGCTTATTTGAACTGGAATTAGTAGAAACCCACAAAGGCATTGCAGAATCTATATCTGTTATCCGTTATGTAGGTAGCTATCGCCAAGATGGTTTTCTATTGCGTCCTGAACAAATCCTGTTTATGCTAGGGATGGTGGCTAATGGAGAATTCCAACTCCTGCACATCCACCGCAATCGGCTAATTTTAGGGGTATAATCCCTGTAGGGCAGCTTGCTAGTAGTTGTCCTAACGTGGCTATATCGTTGGAATTGATTTTTAGCAAGGTTGCGTTAGAATGGGGTGAAGAGAAATTTTCTGGCGCTGCATTGAATTTAGCTGGTTCACTACCCTGGTGTTCAGGGGGCGAAAGCAAAGATATTTAGAGTGCAAATTCTAGGATTTTATCCCAGACAAACTGAGGCAGATTAAAGAACACACACTCTCTCTATAGCTACCTTGTGAATCAGTAACTAACAGCAGGCTCGCTTAGGTTCTCTAAATCCATGCTTTTTAAACAGCTGCTGAATGTTTAATCCCCAGTAGTGCCAAAGAGCTAGTGAGCTACTTTTCTAGAGTTGTTCGCCTTTAGCGTTACCGTAGGTTAAACAACTGTTCTCGGTTAAGCCGAATTTGCAGACGTTCACGAGACGCGTAAAGCGCGGCTTAAAGTAGGATAGCAGCTGGCGTTGCTGAGTATAACCCTAAGGAGAAATCCGGGGAATGGAAAATAGAAATAGTTTCTTTTTCTTAACGACATCAGTAGGTTACTCTCAAATAAAGCTTCCTGAGTTAAAAACTTACTCAGGATTCAGAACTTTTAAACTCAGAACTCTCTTTAGTGAGGGTATTGCATCACAAATCAACCACGAATGGTTGATTTAATTGCTTAAACATGCAGCCGTTCTGGAATAATCCCCCGTAATAATGCTCTTAAGAGCGCCAATAGCTATTTAATTTAGAAGCTCAGGTTTGCGATTTTTATTATCAGTAGCACCTTTTGAGGGTTGCAGGGGCAACAAAGGTATAACAAACCTCCAGACCTATTGGTGCTGCCAATTTTGAGGAAATTGAATGCCAAAACAAATTATCATCGCGGAGCAGCACCAAATTGCTGCTGTCTTTTCTGAAGATCAAATACAAGAACTAGTTGTTGCTACGGGTCATCACCAAATAGGTGATATCTACTTAGGAGTAGTAGAAAACGTATTGCCTGGGATAGATGCGGCTTTTGTCAATATTGGCGACCCAGAGCGCAACGGTTTTATTCACGTCACCGACTTAGGGCCATTAAAGCTAAAGCGTACCGCAGCAGCAATTACAGAACTACTAGCACCACAGCAGAAAGTTTTGGTGCAAGTAATGAAAGAGCCAACGGGGACAAAAGGCCCCCGGCTGACGGGTAATATTACCTTACCTGGACGCTACGTAGTATTGATGCCTTATGGTAGAGGTGTAAATTTATCCCGACGGATTAAAAGTGAAAGTGAGCGCAACCGCTTGCGGGCACTGGCGATTTTGGTCAAACCGGCGGGAATGGGTTTGCTTGTGCGTACAGAAGCAGAAGGCAAACCCGAAGAAGCGATTATGGAAGATTTGGAATTGCTGCAAAAGCAATGGGAAGCCATTCAGCAGGAAGCGCATTCCACCCGTGCCCCAGCACTACTCAACCGGGATGATGACTTCATTCAGCGCGTATTGCGAGATATGTACGGCGCGGATGTAAATCGGATTGTCGTAGATTCCAGTACTGGTTTGAAGCGCGTCAAACAGTACTTACAGAACTGGAGCGGAGGTCAAACACCGCAGGGATTGTTAATTGACCATCACCGCGATCGCTCTCCAATTTTAGAGTACTTCCGCATCACTGCCGCCATTAGAGAAGCCCTGAAACCGAGAGTAGACCTACCTTCTGGAGGCTACATCATCATTGAGCCGACAGAGGCATTAACCGTAATTGATGTTAACTCAGGTTCCTTCACGCGATCGGCAACAGCTAGAGAAACAGTTTTGTGGACAAACTGCGAAGCTGCAACAGAAATTGCTCGCCAGTTGCGTCTACGGAATATCGCCGGAGTGATCGTTGTTGATTTTATTGATATGGAATCACGACGCGATCAACTGCAAGTTCTCGAACACTTCAATAAAGCACTCAAAGCAGACAAAGCTCGTCCGCAGATTGCTCAATTAACCGAATTAGGTTTAGTAGAACTAACCCGCAAACGCCAAGGTCAAAACATATACGAATTGTTTGGCGAAACTTGCCCCACCTGTGGCGGTTTAGGACATACAGTGCGTCTGCCTGGAGAAATCGAAAACCGATTACCAATACCAGCAGAAACACCAGAGCGTGAACGTGAGCGTTTTGTATCCCTGCCTCACCGAGAACCACGTCAGCCATCTGCCCGCATCCCAGAACCACGAGAAACCTATGATGGATTTTCAGAAGCATTTGACGGCGACCTAGAATCGGGTAATCTAAATCTGATCAATCATCCTAGTTATCAAGACCTTAATGATAATAAGCGTCGTACCCGCACTCGCCGCAGTCGAATTGCTATCAATGGGTTAAACGGGAAAGATGAAGCTAGGGTTGTAGCCAATCCACTAGCTTTTGTCAACGAGCCAGACTTAGACCTTGATGTTGAACCAGAACTAGGAGTTGCACCAGAGATTCCCTCACCCACCCTTGGTAAACCAGGTTGGAGTGAAAGAGTAGAGCGCACTGTAGTAGATCGCACTATAGATCGGACTATAGATCGGACTGTAGAACGCGCTAAAATTATCAAGCCAGAGCCAGTCAAACCAGTGGTAGAACCACCGGAGATTAGAACTGTAGAAATGAGCCTCCAGGAACAGGATATCTTTGCCTTGATGGGAATATCTCCCTTAGTGAAGTTAGACCAAGAGGTTAAAAATACCAAGTCTGTGATTATTAACGTGATTCAGCCCGGTCAACAGCCAACAACTCCAACTGAATCAACCTCAGCAACTATTGTTCAAAAAGCAACACCTGAAATAATCCCAAGCAAGATACCAATACCAAAAGTTATTGAGCCAGAACCAAAACCTTTGATACAAGAGACAATTGAACCATCTGAGTTGACTGCTAGCCCAACGGGTAGCTTGTCTGCGAAAGCTTCCGCCAACGAAGATGAAAATGATGCCAACAGCGCCGCCACTGCTAGCCGTCGCCGTCGCCGTCGTTCCTCAGCGATCGAGGATAATTAATTTGCTTTATGGTAGAAATGTCGCCAACGCCCTTGGAACAATCCAATTGGCTGGAGTTTTCTACCTTGTCAGGGATTCCAGGGTTGGTTGCAGGTGTGGATGAAGTAGGGCGAGGCGCTCTATTTGGCCCTGTGGTGGCAGCAGCAGTGATATTACCAGATCATGCTTTGCCAATACTGATGGCAGCTAAAATCAAAGACAGTAAAAAGTTATCTAGTTCTCGTAGAACTCAGCTAGCGCAGCAGATTTGTGGGCTAGCTATAGACTGGAAAATTGGGTTTGCTTCTACTGCCGAAATTGACAAGATAAATATTTTGCAAGCGACGCTGTTAGCAATGAAGCGGGCTGTACTGAAGTTAAAAGTACAGCCTGCACTCTGCCTGGTTGATGGTAATCAGTTGATCAAAGACTTGCTATTGCCGCAACAAACAATAATTAAGGGGGACGAGCGATCGCTTGCCATTGCCTCTGCTAGTATTGTTGCCAAGGTTTGGCGTGACGATTTAGTACTACGTCTAGCATTAAAATACCCTATGTACAGCCTGGAGTGTAACAAGGGTTATGGTAGCCAGCAGCATTTGCTGGCTCTGCAACAATATGGGCCCTCGCCCCTACATCGTCAATCTTTTCGTCCTTGCCAAATCAAAATACTGAACGTTGAGTGATTAAATAATTACTCAGCATTCAGGATTGGCAATTCAGTACTGTTACCGCTAAGTCCTCTATCTTTGGTTTGTGATATTACCCAGTAACGATAATCCGCCAAAAGTTGATTTAATAACCGTTGCTTGACTGATAACAGCACACTTTTGAGCAAAGCATTGCCAGTAGTTTCTAAAATTGGCTTGGGAGTGAAAGAAAATGGCGGTGGCAAATCCACCAACACTTCTAAATCAGCCCTTCCTTGCAGGCGAGTGCCAGTGCTTAACTCTTTGGGAGACAAATGTCCTTTTAAATTGAGAGCAAAACGCTGGTTAATATACTCGAAGCCCAGGATTTCACAGCCTAGCGATCGCAAATAAATTATTCCATTTGATTCTGCCCAAACTCTCATGTCTACAGTAGGTTGAATACTCAATGACATAAAAGTTAACGGACGCATTTTCAAGCGAAATACTTCCTCAGAAAGCTGGTCAATTCTACTGTTGTCAGCCAAAGCCCTAACTAGACGTTGAGGCTGGCGCAAGTAGTGCTGAATGGGAATAGGCTGCTCTGGAACAGCGATTTCAACCGATTGGGAGGCAGTAAACCGGGTAGCCATGAGCGGATAAAAATATCTGTTTCTTAATTTTAATATTTTTTAATAAATTAAATCTGATTATTAGAAAACTATAAAATTTATTGACCATAAAAATGATTGTTGCTTATCAGCTATACATGATTAGCAAAAAGTTGGTAGGCTCATTACTATCTTTAGTTCAAGAAATATAGACTCTAATTTACTTATTGACATAAAAACAATAATATGCATCCTTCTATGGTCAGAAACCAATATAATTGCTTTTAAATCTCTAGAGAAATTTAGCAAAAAAAACTACTGGTCTGTCAAATTCATTTTGACGGTTAGGGAGACGCGATAAATCGTCGTCTCTACAGGAAATCTATCTGGTAGAAGTGCTGTTTTCTATAAATTGTTTTCTTGGATACATGTTTCGCTCTATTCGTTTAGTGCGTAAATTTTAGAGATAACAGTGTCTAGTAAGAGTAGATTTTGGATATATTAGCTAAGACCAAAATATTATAATCTCTGTTTACCGATTAAACTCGCAACTCAAGGCTAAAGGTATGACTTTATCGATCGCACATTTAGGCCCTCCCGGCACTTATACAGAACAAGCAACTGTTTTTTATGCCAACTGGCTAACTAAAAGTACGGGAGTTGAAGCTAGCCTATGTCCCTATCCCACCATCGCCCAATCACTGCACGCCGTTGCTGATGGTCAAGCCCAGATGGCTGTTGTGCCAGTGGAAAATTCTATTGAAGGGAGTGTGACTATGACACTAGATACACTGTGGCAGTTGGACAGTTTGCAAATTCAGCTAGCCTTAGTATTACCTATTGTCCATACGTTAATTTCTTGCGCGTCTAGCTTAGATAAAATTAAAACTGTTTACTCTCACCCGCAAGCTTTGGCACAATGTCAGGGATGGTTAGGGCGGTTTCTCCCGACTGTACAGATTATTCCTAGCAATTCTACAACCGAGGCATTACAGCGATTGGAGCAAGAGACAACAACGGGTGCGAATCGCTTCTAGTAGAGCAGCTCAACTCTACAACCTGCCGATCCTTGCTAGTGCCATCAACGACTATCCAGAAAACTGTACTCGTTTTTGGGTAGTAAGTCAGGGTGAAGCGATCGCTAAATATGAGGCATCCAAAGTGCCTACCAGTCATACATCACTGGCTTTTAGTATGCCTGCCAACACACCCGGAGCATTGCTCAAACCTTTGCAAATATTTGCTCAACGAGGAATTAACCTCAGCCGGATTGAATCTCGTCCGACGAAGCGATCGCTAGGCGAATACTTGTTTTTCATGGATTTAGAAGCGGATGCCAAGGAAGCACAAATGCAATCTGCTTTAGCAGAATTAACTATGCACACAGAAATTTTAAAAATTCTTGGCGCTTACAATGTTTTACCCATCAGCGCTGTTACTTTATAAGTTGGGAGAGACGCGATTAATCGCGTCTGTACAGGAGTTAGGAGTTAAGAATTATCAGTTATTAATTATCAGGTAGGGAATATAAATTATAAGTTGCCAATCTTTTATTTTTTATTTTTTATTATTTCTTCCTAACTCCTAACTCCTAACTCCTAACTCCTAACTCCTAACTCCTCACTTTTCACTAAATGTGTCTTTGAGAACAGCGCGAGCTGCCAAGTGATTCCGAGTAGAGGTTAAAATTTCCGCTTCCCGCTCAAGACGAGTTGCAGTATCTTGCATTTCTAGCAATAACTGCTGCTCTCCGGCGACACCATAAAGATTACTCGCTACCCAATAAGATAACTCTGTTGGTAGGTCAGGCAAATCTTCTGGCAGTTCGATATTTTGTTCGGTTAATTTGGCTGATAGACGTACAACATCTCGCAGTAGTTGTTCTACCTCAGTTGATAAAGGTCGCAAATCTTTAGCCGGTGCTTGGTCTTCAATCCACTCAACTAAGCCAACCATATATGGCTTTTCACGAACATACTCTAATACCCGAAATCTTTGCTGCCCTAAAGTCAACATCTTGATGCGATCATCTGGCAGCCGTTGGTGATGAACGATTTCGGCACAGCAACCAGTGTTTGCAATTGTACCTTTAACAGGATCGACCATCAAAACACCGAACCTGCGATCGCTTTCCAAAATCGTGTTCATCATGATTCGGTAGCGAAATTCAAAGATGTGCAGGGGCAATGGTCTGGTAGGAAACAGAACTACTTCGGGTAACGGGAACAGAGGTAGTTCACGAACTGCAATTTTAGAAGATGATGTCATTGTTACCTTGGTATAAACTTAATCTTTAAAATTTATTTTTCTCTGCTTTTCCCGTACTTTATCTACATTCTATCATTTGTTTCCTAGCTAAATAAAAGCCCTGAGATATATTTCTTCAGGGCAATGTAAAAATTCATACTAATATCATTTGTCTTTTGTCTTTTGCTAATGACTAATGACTAATGACTAATGACTAATGACTAAATTAAAGTTTGACTTCGATATCTACACCTGATGGTAGATCCAATTTCATCAGGGCATCTATAGTCTTAGAAGAGGGCTGGTAAATATCAATAATCCGGCGATGAGTACGGGTTTCAAAGTGTTCCCGTGAATCTTTATCTACGTGAGGCGATCGCAGCACACAATAGATCCGGCGTTTTGTTGGTAAAGGAATTGGGCCTACGGCTGTAGCATTGGTGCGGTTAGCTGTATCTACAATCTTCTCGCAAGATGTGTCTAATAAGCGTCGGTCAAAAGCTTGTAAGCGAATTCTAATTTTCTGCTGCTGTAGAGTTGCCATCTTTAATTTTCCAGGTTCTGCGTAATTAGTGAGTGGGGAGTGGGGAGTGGGGAGTGGGGGGTAGTGAGTGAGTGGGGGTTAAGGGAGACAAAATGGCTTGACTTCTTCCTACTTCCTACTCTCTATTCCCTACTCCCTACTCCCTACTCCCTACTCCCCCTTTAATTAAAAAGGAAGAGAAAGGAGCAGAGAGGCACAATAAAGACCATCTCTGCTCCTTTTTTATGAGCGAAAAGGTGCTACTTGATAATTTTGGAGACGACACCAGCACCGATGGTGCGACCACCTTCGCGGATAGCGAAGCGCATTCCTTGTTCAATAGCGATCGCGTTGATCAATTCTACTGTCATTTTGATGCGATCGCCTGGCATCACCATTTCTACTTCTTTGCCTTCATCGGAGGTGTAGGCTTTGATGGTACCAGTTACATCAGTTGTCCGCACATAGAACTGGGGACGGTAGCCAGCGAAAAATGGAGTCTTACGACCACCTTCTTTTTCTGTTAAGACATAAACCTCACCTTCAAATTCATTGTGAGGTTTAATCGAACCAGGTTTGGCGATGACCATACCCCGTTCAATATCAGCCTTCTGGATACCCCGGAGTAGCACGCCAGCGTTATCTCCAGCCATACCTTGGTCGAGACTCTTCTTGAACATCTCAATACCAGTTACGGTAGTGGCGCGAGTATCTCTGATACCCACTAGTTCAACGTTATCGCCAACTTTGACTACACCCCGCTCAATCCGACCGGTGGCGACAGTACCACGACCTGTAATTGAGAACACGTCTTCTACAGCCATCAGGAAGGGTTTATCAACATCCCGCTCAGGAGTGGGGATGTAAGAATCTACAGCATCCATCAATTCGTAGATTTTGTCTACCCACGGATTTTCACCGCGTTTGGTCTTGGGATTCTTAGTCATTGCTTCCAGAGCTTGCAGACCAGAGCCTTTGATAATGGGGATATCATCGCCAGGGAAATCGTAGCTTGAA contains:
- a CDS encoding TIGR03936 family radical SAM-associated protein, with the translated sequence MAVAVEKLITSDILKPGRYLGNERLAVHKDWDTAAIRWILTYPEVYEVGASNLGHIILYNILNAQPRQLCDRAYLPGKDLAAKLRETNTPLFAVESKRSLTEFDILGFSLSYELGATNILEMLDLAGIPKTWRERQKKVRGDEEVTEDEEAIPPSSSSSPFPLIFAGGQTATSNPEPYADFFDFIALGDGEELLPEIGLVLEEGKQAGLSREHLLLDLAQIPGVYVPQFYDMAEDGSVYPRRPDVPKRILRRVATPIPAYSIGLVPYVETVHDRLTIEIRRGCTRGCRFCQPGMLTRPARDVEPDKVVEAIEQGMRATGYNEFSLLSLSCSDYLSLPAVGMEIKNRLKNENISLTLPSQRVDRFDENIANILGGTRQGGLTFAPEAGTQRMRDIVNKGLTNEELLRGVKTAWEQGWDKIKLYFMIGLPGETDVDVLGIAETVSWLQRECRGKGRKPLNFNLTISNFTPKPHTPFQWHSVSTTEFKRKQNLLRQEFRRIKGVKVNFTDVRISAMEDFVGRGDRNLSKVVQRAWELGAGMDSWYENLDQAFSAWGDAIAGADLDWKYRQIENGEWNLSHAQDQNRSENAQFSTPNSSLLTPNSPLPIPHSLDTPLPWDHIDTGIDKKWLKEDLQRALEAAIVPDCSFEGCSHCGVCGTDFGHNVVIESPAIPKFAGEFVPNTTKVQRLRVWFGKQGNMALVSHLDLIRLFDRVVRRAGLPIAFTGGFHPMPRISVATALALGATSSGEIADFELTVPVAVDTFREKLVREMPTDIPIYDVEQIDLKTPAATQLLETAEYLITVAALGEEVTPIQWQEWIDTIKAKDELWYEHTTKSGKSQLINLRDRLFELELVETHKGIAESISVIRYVGSYRQDGFLLRPEQILFMLGMVANGEFQLLHIHRNRLILGV
- a CDS encoding LON peptidase substrate-binding domain-containing protein, which produces MTSSSKIAVRELPLFPLPEVVLFPTRPLPLHIFEFRYRIMMNTILESDRRFGVLMVDPVKGTIANTGCCAEIVHHQRLPDDRIKMLTLGQQRFRVLEYVREKPYMVGLVEWIEDQAPAKDLRPLSTEVEQLLRDVVRLSAKLTEQNIELPEDLPDLPTELSYWVASNLYGVAGEQQLLLEMQDTATRLEREAEILTSTRNHLAARAVLKDTFSEK
- a CDS encoding ribonuclease HII is translated as MVEMSPTPLEQSNWLEFSTLSGIPGLVAGVDEVGRGALFGPVVAAAVILPDHALPILMAAKIKDSKKLSSSRRTQLAQQICGLAIDWKIGFASTAEIDKINILQATLLAMKRAVLKLKVQPALCLVDGNQLIKDLLLPQQTIIKGDERSLAIASASIVAKVWRDDLVLRLALKYPMYSLECNKGYGSQQHLLALQQYGPSPLHRQSFRPCQIKILNVE
- a CDS encoding DUF1997 domain-containing protein — protein: MATRFTASQSVEIAVPEQPIPIQHYLRQPQRLVRALADNSRIDQLSEEVFRLKMRPLTFMSLSIQPTVDMRVWAESNGIIYLRSLGCEILGFEYINQRFALNLKGHLSPKELSTGTRLQGRADLEVLVDLPPPFSFTPKPILETTGNALLKSVLLSVKQRLLNQLLADYRYWVISQTKDRGLSGNSTELPILNAE
- a CDS encoding Rne/Rng family ribonuclease — its product is MPKQIIIAEQHQIAAVFSEDQIQELVVATGHHQIGDIYLGVVENVLPGIDAAFVNIGDPERNGFIHVTDLGPLKLKRTAAAITELLAPQQKVLVQVMKEPTGTKGPRLTGNITLPGRYVVLMPYGRGVNLSRRIKSESERNRLRALAILVKPAGMGLLVRTEAEGKPEEAIMEDLELLQKQWEAIQQEAHSTRAPALLNRDDDFIQRVLRDMYGADVNRIVVDSSTGLKRVKQYLQNWSGGQTPQGLLIDHHRDRSPILEYFRITAAIREALKPRVDLPSGGYIIIEPTEALTVIDVNSGSFTRSATARETVLWTNCEAATEIARQLRLRNIAGVIVVDFIDMESRRDQLQVLEHFNKALKADKARPQIAQLTELGLVELTRKRQGQNIYELFGETCPTCGGLGHTVRLPGEIENRLPIPAETPERERERFVSLPHREPRQPSARIPEPRETYDGFSEAFDGDLESGNLNLINHPSYQDLNDNKRRTRTRRSRIAINGLNGKDEARVVANPLAFVNEPDLDLDVEPELGVAPEIPSPTLGKPGWSERVERTVVDRTIDRTIDRTVERAKIIKPEPVKPVVEPPEIRTVEMSLQEQDIFALMGISPLVKLDQEVKNTKSVIINVIQPGQQPTTPTESTSATIVQKATPEIIPSKIPIPKVIEPEPKPLIQETIEPSELTASPTGSLSAKASANEDENDANSAATASRRRRRRSSAIEDN
- the rpsJ gene encoding 30S ribosomal protein S10 codes for the protein MATLQQQKIRIRLQAFDRRLLDTSCEKIVDTANRTNATAVGPIPLPTKRRIYCVLRSPHVDKDSREHFETRTHRRIIDIYQPSSKTIDALMKLDLPSGVDIEVKL
- the tuf gene encoding elongation factor Tu; the encoded protein is MARAKFERNKPHINIGTVGHVDHGKTTLTAAITLTLAALGQAVAKGYDQIDNAPEEKARGITINTAHVEYETESRHYAHVDCPGHADYVKNMITGAAQMDGGILVVAATDGPMPQTREHILLAKQVGVPSLVVFLNKEDLMDDPELLELVELELRELLSSYDFPGDDIPIIKGSGLQALEAMTKNPKTKRGENPWVDKIYELMDAVDSYIPTPERDVDKPFLMAVEDVFSITGRGTVATGRIERGVVKVGDNVELVGIRDTRATTVTGIEMFKKSLDQGMAGDNAGVLLRGIQKADIERGMVIAKPGSIKPHNEFEGEVYVLTEKEGGRKTPFFAGYRPQFYVRTTDVTGTIKAYTSDEGKEVEMVMPGDRIKMTVELINAIAIEQGMRFAIREGGRTIGAGVVSKIIK
- a CDS encoding ACT domain-containing protein, with the translated sequence MPANTPGALLKPLQIFAQRGINLSRIESRPTKRSLGEYLFFMDLEADAKEAQMQSALAELTMHTEILKILGAYNVLPISAVTL